Proteins from a genomic interval of Nematostella vectensis chromosome 5, jaNemVect1.1, whole genome shotgun sequence:
- the LOC116613861 gene encoding uncharacterized protein LOC116613861 codes for MANPPKSRVPVKKYGSKKKKKGLKVGRVEKKGEEEGKKLSQKAVDRLLHQIYYDPRHPAALGGVDKLLRVVRSKGVSRDRVASWLRSQSSYTLHKPYKRRYSRQRVIVNGKDEQWQADLVDMQKLKSHNDGHKYSLTVIDVLSKYGWAIPLKDKTGPQIVQALTIIFKGGRLPEKLQTDDGTEFKNRTFQTFLSSHGIIFFTTRSEMKASIVERFNRTLKTWMWRWFTHGETRRYVDMLPGLVDNYNHSYHRSIRRAPADVVTYDDAQEVWRILYGGGEQAKSKKGGKRKPAPKFYVGDKVRVSKAKHVFAKGYTPNWTEEVFTIAQRYNDPKQNTYAYRIREYDGTWLEGRFYEPELQAVRFDEEEKLYRIEKVLKTRGKGAKKEHLVKWRGWPAKYNSWVPAREVHKIA; via the coding sequence ATGGCAAACCCCCCAAAGTCAAGAGTACCGGTGAAAAAATATGGttcgaagaagaaaaagaagggtCTGAaggtggggagggtagagaagaagggggaggaggaggggaaGAAGTTGAGTCAGAAAGCTGTCGACAGGCTTCTTCACCAAATCTACTACGATCCGAGGCACCCTGCGGCGCTGGGGGGAGTGGACAAACTACTCCGAGTGGTACGTTCCAAAGGGGTGAGCAGGGACCGCGTCGCTTCGTGGTTACGAAGTCAATCCAGTTACACGCTCCATAAGCCCTACAAGCGCCGCTACTCACGTCAACGGGTGATCGTGAATGGGAAAGACGAACAATGGCAAGCCGATTTGGTGGACATGCAGAAACTGAAATCCCACAACGATGGCCACAAATACAGCCTCACCGTCATCGACGTGTTGAGCAAGTACGGCTGGGCCATCCCCCTAAAAGACAAAACAGGCCCCCAGATTGTTCAGGCGTTGACCATCATTTTCAAGGGGGGCCGGTTGCCCGAAAAGCTTCAAACGGACGATGGGACTGAGTTCAAAAACCGGACTTTCCAAACGTTTCTCTCCTCCCACGGGATTATCTTTTTCACCACACGTAGTGAGATGAAGGCTTCGATCGTGGAACGGTTCAATCGTACTCTCAAAACTTGGATGTGGCGTTGGTTCACCCACGGGGAGACGCGCCGGTATGTGGACATGTTACCTGGGTTGGTGGATAACTACAACCATTCCTACCACCGGAGCATCCGTCGTGCCCCAGCGGACGTCGTGACGTACGATGACGCCCAGGAGGTGTGGCGCATTTTGTATGGGGGTGGGGAGCAAGCGAAATCCAAGAAAGGGGGCAAGAGAAAACCGGCGCCTAAATTTTACGTGGGGGATAAAGTGAGAGTGAGTAAAGCCAAGCATGTGTTCGCCAAGGGGTACACCCCCAACTGGACGGAAGAAGTGTTCACGATCGCCCAACGGTACAATGACCCAAAACAAAACACCTACGCGTACCGGATCCGCGAGTACGATGGGACTTGGTTAGAAGGCCGTTTTTACGAACCCGAGTTACAAGCGGTGCGCTTTGACGAAGAGGAGAAGTTGTACCGTATCGAGAAAGTGCTTAAGACACGCGGGAAGGGGGCGAAGAAGGAGCATTTGGTGAAGTGGCGTGGGTGGCCTGCCAAGTACAACAGTTGGGTGCCTGCGCGGGAAGTGCATAAAATAGCGTGA
- the LOC116613862 gene encoding uncharacterized protein LOC116613862 has translation MPNNSDNEWLQRLLELLPEPSEGGEEEEGEEEDGGQLPADFFYDAFADSPQFASFDELFDYIPHDDDDARGTIREALGDLEAVLDQLFDEILEGLEDHDYARITFDAPSLTNPIALPYMRRSQITAQRAIAVIETVVQSNEKFMFEGDFDVHVIHTRMPSGSGKRNSSTLYTADLDTWRKGKKSIIRIHNNDEMCAARSIVVGIAHVTKDPDFRKLYYVRRERGFNNVLQTERARALHAAAGVPYGPCGIPEIQRFQDHLAGRGIELNVVSRENANTVIYCGALPNPEHQLYLYYAKGHYDYIKSMTAVLGRSYFCTACKKGHNNKRHSCVDDCNSCGEVGCSPSAPPPEQNFRWNWRYCEECNRYFRTPKCFDNHKLVKSRGKGFFNKSKVKSWSYCQRYHKCGTCEKLIDMHLPRKEGKEHVCGEYKCSVCKEMVPPDHLCYVTTGSAALPKDCDAGDKGRTRWIIFDFEAMPLESKHTVNFVGVQKVCDVCKGWPMDRLECDTCGIRKRSFDTLQAFCDWLFGGENSGYTCLAHNFKGYDSYFILEYLFENGIKPSVIFTGGKVMHLAVASLKIDMKCTLNFLQMPLASLPKAFGFQDVAQKGVFPHFFNTREHQNYVGPMPDLCYYDLKGMKEEDARAVSLWHQEQVAQGAVFDLKKELATYCHQDVEVLKRAVVAFDELIMGAVGLHPFEMAITIASLSSKILRACFLEEESIGSVPLRGYRGHDVQSLKALQWLKYLEHREGVFIQHAGNRGEKCLPGGIKVDGYAEATNTVYQYQGCFYHGCSVCFKPDTVNPQTNTTMRELRDQTLAMELRIRDRGYNYVEVWECEFDAQLKSDAQLQALVGDVEHAKPLEAHDAFFGGRTNAINLHYEAKLETGEEIRYYDFTSLYPWVNAMCEYPVGHPDAIVTEDFAEDLHAYKGLMKVRMLPPRHLFFPVLPVRVNSKLMFPLCLRCAELEWQGSCSHSDEERAFTGTWCHPEVYKALEKGYTVVKVYEVWHWEQWDCLFKEYIKTFLKFKQEASGWPAWCVTDAEKQQYLDDYEQHEGVRLDPAKVEKNPGLRSVAKMLLNCMWGKFGEQTNPRRTKYVDEPKEFFGLLLDDHVDVTNVLIVNDDLLQVHYRMCEEFKGMKPHTNVIIAAMTTTWARLKLYQVMEGLQERCLYHDTDSVIFVHRPGEWEPPLGDHLGDLTSELEEGDYIDHFASTGPKSYGYTTRRGDSVCKVKGLHLNLRTSRIVNLETMLDLLYVEEGGERHVILPYTIQRNVDRRTLHTVPTKKTFRVVYNKRVRRGMLTYPYGHHLL, from the exons ATGCCCAACAATAGTGATAACGAGTGGCTTCAGCGTTTGCTAGAGTTGTTACCAGAACCCTCTGAAGGgggagaagaagaagaaggagAAGAAGAGGATGGCGGACAATTGCCTGCCGATTTTTTCTATGATGCGTTTGCGGACTCCCCCCAGTTTGCTTCTTTTGATGAACTGTTCGACTATATCcctcatgatgatgatgatg CACGGGGTACCATTAGGGAGGCGTTGGGGGATTTGGAGGCGGTGTTGGATCAGCTGTTTGACGAGATACTGGAGGGTCTGGAGGATCACGATTATGCGCGTATCACCTTTGACGCCCCAAGTTTGACGAATCCCATTGCCTTACCTTATATGCGTCGCAGCCAGATCACCGCCCAGCGTGCCATAGCGGTGATCGAGACGGTGGTGCAATCCAACGAAAAGTTTATGTTTGAAGGGGATTTCGACGTGCATGTGATCCACACTCGCATGCCTTCGGGGTCTGGGAAACGGAACAGCAGTACTCTGTACACTGCCGATCTTGACACGTGGCGAAAGGGAAAGAAGAGCATTATTCGCATCCACAACAACGATGAAATGTGTGCAGCTCGGTCTATCGTGGTTGGTATAGCCCATGTGACCAAGGACCCTGACTTTCGCAAATTGTACTATGTGAGGAGAGAGCGGGGTTTCAACAACGTCCTGCAGACGGAACGTGCTAGGGCTCTACACGCCGCTGCCGGCGTTCCCTATGGTCCGTGTGGTATCCCTGAGATCCAACGGTTCCAAGATCATTTGGCAGGGCGCGGGATAGAGTTAAATGTTGTGTCCAGGGAGAATGCGAACACGGTGATTTACTGTGGGGCTCTGCCTAACCCTGAGCACCAACTGTACCTTTACTATGCCAAGGGGCATTACGACTACATCAAGAGCATGACGGCGGTGCTGGGAAGGAGCTATTTTTGCACAGCGTGCAAGAAGGGTCATAACAACAAACGACACAGTTGTGTGGACGATTGCAACAGTTGTGGAGAGGTGGGGTGTTCTCCTTCAGCCCCACCTCCCGAACAGAATTTCCGTTGGAATTGGAGGTATTGTGAAGAGTGCAACAGATACTTCCGTACCCCAAAATGCTTCGACAACCATAAGCTGGTAAAGTCTAGGGGTAAAGGATTTTTCAATAAGAGCAAAGTGAAGTCGTGGTCCTATTGTCAGCGCTACCATAAGTGCGGCACGTGCGAGAAGCTTATCGACATGCACCTCCCCCGTAAGGAGGGGAAGGAGCATGTGTGTGGAGAGTACAAGTGCTCCGTTTGCAAAGAGATGGTCCCCCCGGACCACTTGTGCTATGTCACAACCGGTAGTGCTGCTCTCCCCAAGGACTGTGACGCCGGTGACAAAGGCCGTACACGGTGGATTATCTTTGACTTTGAGGCGATGCCGCTAGAGTCCAAGCATACCGTGAATTTTGTTGGTGTGCAGAAAGTGTGCGATGTTTGCAAAGGATGGCCCATGGATCGTCTTGAGTGTGACACATGTGGGATTCGAAAACGTAGCTTCGACACACTCCAAGCGTTCTGCGACTGGCTGTTTGGGGGCGAGAATTCCGGCTACACCTGCTTGGCCCACAACTTCAAGGGGTACGActcctattttattttagagtacctttttgaaaacggaatCAAGCCCAGTGTGATCTTCACCGGGGGTAAAGTTATGCACTTGGCGGTGGCATCACTCAAGATTGATATGAAGTGCACgttgaattttctacaaatGCCGTTGGCCAGTCTTCCCAAGGCGTTTGGGTTCCAGGACGTTGCCCAGAAGGGGGTGTTTCCTCACTTCTTCAATACCCGCGAACACCAAAACTACGTGGGGCCCATGCCGGACCTGTGTTACTACGATCTCAAAGGGATGAAGGAGGAAGATGCACGTGCAGTATCCCTCTGGCACCAGGAGCAAGTGGCCCAGGGTGCTGTGTTCGATCTAAAAAAAGAGCTCGCTACTTACTGTCATCAAGACGTGGAGGTGTTGAAGAGGGCAGTGGTGGCTTTCGACGAGCTGATTATGGGGGCGGTTGGCCTTCATCCTTTTGAGATGGCAATCACCATAGCATCGTTGTCTAGCAAGATTTTGCGGGCGTGTTTCCTTGAGGAAGAGTCCATTGGCTCGGTCCCATTGCGTGGCTACCGCGGTCATGATGTCCAGTCCCTGAAAGCCCTGCAATGGTTAAAGTACCTGGAACACCGCGAAGGGGTGTTTATTCAACATGCGGGAAACCGTGGGGAGAAGTGCTTACCTGGGGGGATCAAGGTGGATGGTTATGCCGAAGCCACCAACACAGTGTACCAGTACCAGGGTTGCTTTTACCATGGGTGCTCTGTGTGCTTCAAACCTGACACCGTGAACCCCCAAACGAATACCACGATGCGAGAGCTCCGAGACCAGACACTGGCCATGGAGTTGCGCATCCGGGATCGCGGGTACAACTACGTGGAAGTATGGGAGTGTGAATTCGACGCCCAATTGAAGAGCGATGCGCAACTCCAAGCGCTTGTGGGTGATGTGGAGCATGCTAAACCTTTAGAGGCTCACGACGCTTTCTTTGGCGGGAGGACGAACGCCATCAACCTGCACTACGAGGCCAAACTGGAGACGGGGGAGGAGATTCGTTACTACGATTTTACTTCGCTCTACCCCTGGGTGAACGCCATGTGTGAATACCCGGTGGGTCATCCCGATGCCATCGTCACCGAGGACTTTGCCGAGGATCTTCACGCGTATAAGGGGTTAATGAAGGTCCGCATGCTCCCCCCGCGGCACCTTTTTTTCCCCGTTCTCCCTGTACGCGTGAATTCCAAATTGATGTTTCCTCTCTGCTTGCGATGCGCTGAGTTGGAGTGGCAGGGTTCGTGCTCTCATTCCGACGAAGAGCGGGCGTTCACCGGCACGTGGTGCCACCCTGAGGTCTACAAGGCCCTTGAAAAAGGTTACACTGTTGTCAAGGTGTACGAAGTGTGGCACTGGGAACAGTGGGACTGTCTTTTCAAGGAGTACATTAAGACCTTCCTGAAATTCAAACAGGAGGCCTCAGGGTGGCCCGCTTGGTGTGTTACCGACGCCGAGAAACAGCAGTATCTCGACGACTACGAGCAGCACGAAGGGGTACGCCTGGACCCCGCCAAGGTGGAAAAGAACCCAGGGCTTCGTAGTGTGGCGAAGATGCTCCTGAACTGTATGTGGGGGAAGTTTGGGGAGCAAACCAACCCAAGACGGACCAAGTACGTGGATGAGCCAAAAGAGTTTTTTGGCTTGTTGCTGGACGACCATGTGGACGTGACCAATGTGCTGATCGTGAATGATGATCTTCTACAAGTCCACTATAGAATGTGTGAAGAGTTTAAAGGGATGAAACCCCACACGAATGTCATCATTGCTGCTATGACGACAACCTGGGCCAGGCTCAAACTGTACCAAGTGATGGAGGGGTTGCAGGAACGCTGTCTCTACCACGACACAGACAGTGTTATCTTTGTTCACCGACCGGGGGAGTGGGAGCCACCTCTGGGGGACCACTTGGGAGATTTAACCAGTGAACTGGAAGAGGGAGATTACATCGACCACTTCGCTTCTACTGGCCCCAAGAGTTATGGTTACACGACACGTCGTGGTGACTCCGTGTGTAAAGTGAAAGGGCTCCACTTGAACCTTCGTACTTCGAGGATTGTGAATCTCGAGACTATGTTGGATCTTTTGTACGTGGAGGAGGGTGGCGAGCGTCATGTCATCCTCCCTTACACGATCCAGCGCAATGTGGACAGGAGGACTTTGCACACCGTGCCAACCAAGAAAACCTTCAGGGTGGTGTACAACAAACGGGTGCGCAGAGGGATGCTCACGTACCCGTATGGCCACCACCTTTTGTAG
- the LOC125562979 gene encoding uncharacterized protein LOC125562979 gives MMSYSYLRRSENAPRHHARVPLGSLWYKSPAREFCVYNKAEQEASTCEQQQRDSPPTMHPIRKPTGWNAFYQSVAPDVQKQLSDGAGIGKFSTVVGRMWKKLPADRRKYWKDKAQSIREDLDTGMATKNKCASCQTEFSRSKDT, from the exons ATGATGTCATACTCGTATCTCCGGCGATCGGAAAACGCTCCGAGACATCACGCGCGAGTGcctttgggttccctgtggtacaAGAGCCCCGCACGTGAGTTTTGTGTTTACAATAAGGCGGAACAAGAAGCATCCACGTGCGAACAACAACAACGCGATTCTCCCCCTACAATGCATCCGATTCGGAAACCAACCGGCTGGAACGCATTTTACCAGTCAGTTGCG CCAGATGTACAGAAACAGCTGAGTGATGGGGCAGGAATCGGAAAATTTTCCACGGTCGTTGGCAGAATGTGGAAAAAATTGCCTGCGGACAGAAGAAAG TACTGGAAGGACAAGGCACAAAGCATAAGAGAGGATCTTGACACAGGCATGGCAACGAAGAATAAGTGTGCTTCTTGTCAAACAGAATTTTCCAGAAGTAAAGATACTTAA